caaGGTTTACAGAGACAACAGGACTTTTCAGATGGAAATCCTTCATCAGCTTGGTTTGAATGGCCACCTAAAATGTTAACTCTAAACAGATGGAAACAATTTTGTCTGCCCTTTCCTCTGAGAGATCCGGGTTAATTATTGATTTCATATGTAGTGTAGCTACCATATGTGACAACTACTAATGCATGAATTATACTGTGCATGAAAGCTCATCTTCTCTATTAGATTATATGTAGTAATTATATGAAGTCTACAACTGTGTTaacagcatttgttttttttaatcattattgcATAATTGATCATAAATAATGCTTTTATTGCATAAATAAGAAcatcaaattaattattaatagcTGATCTGATTAATATAATGACTGATTTCCCACAATTATAGGAACAATTTAATGAGACTGGCTTTAATGGCAAAATCTAAGCATTGCATCTCAAGAGGGAAGAAAATTTACCATAGATGCTCAAAGATATAAGCTATTTTAATAGTAGTGGTAGTGTCTGTAATTGACCCACAGTGAGATAAAGTGTGCAGAACAGATGGCAAGTATTCTGTTTGTAATGTATGGATTTTAAGAAGACCTAAAGCTGATGTACTCTCCCAAAGTTAATTGGAATGTCATTAAAGTTTGAGAGaatggggtggggtgagtgtgggttGTGTGCATTCATTCTGAAGTTGAATATTAGTAACTGGGGGTGGGTGACCATGGGGGTAATAATGTTAGGATGGGGCAATAGAATGGGGCTCCACCTGCTGCCACCTGTCAGTTCACCCATCCTATATAAGCTTCTCTCATCCTTAGGATAAAACAGAGCTGGGCCTGTACCATAAGATAATCAGTAAGAGGAATATAAGAAGGACATCTGgatgattgtttaaaaaatctctATTAAAGAAATAGGCACTTTTGTCCTTGGAGGTCAGTGGTAGCACGTGTTGACACCCCTCAGGACAGATGAAGCCTGCCAGACCGAGCTGTGTGGATTCAGTCTCCAAGTGTGATGCCAGAGATGTGGAGAAATTTGAGAGTGTGGCACGGCGGAGAATGGCTGCCAATGCCcgtgagaggaagaggatgcagGGCCTGAACACAGCATTTGACCAACTGCGCAAAGTGGTTCCTCAGTGGAGTCAGGACAAGAAGCTGTCAAAATATGAAACCTTGCAAATGGCACTGAGCTACATCATGGCCCTCAACCACATCCTGACtgacagcagcagacagagcacCCCTCACAGACAGTGGCTGGATCTGCACTTTGACAGCTTGCAGGCAGACAGCTACCCTTGCATTGTGAGGTACATCTCACCTATTGAAAATGAGTGCATGATCAGTTCCTACCAGTATGAGGACTTCCAAGTCTCTTCTTAGACTGAGAATCACTGGGGTGTAAACTTGTATCTTTCATTCCACAGATACATGAATAGGTAAAtacttttgtatttgtattatttatttactattacAATTTACCAATGTAGCCTGTATTTTGTATGGAGATGATGAATCTGAATAGTTTAGAGCAGCAATATTTTGAATGAGGTGGTCCAAAAATATTATAGCCCTGTAgaacttatttttatatataactgaaacaaaaaaacgtATTATTGccagtaattttattaaatagttaatattgttattttacCAGGATCTCTTAACAAACCTTGCATAGCTTTGTATCAAATCATGTTATCGCGTTAGTCCTAAAGTGGAAAGACTGTATAGACGGTTAATCAAAGCCAGCCGGAGCCATCTCTGTAACCTTCTTTTGCAAACTTAATAGCTTAATTGATTTTGTTCTTGGTATTGGTTAGggtttattttagattttaagaGTTGTTTG
This region of Electrophorus electricus isolate fEleEle1 chromosome 11, fEleEle1.pri, whole genome shotgun sequence genomic DNA includes:
- the atoh7 gene encoding protein atonal homolog 7; its protein translation is MKPARPSCVDSVSKCDARDVEKFESVARRRMAANARERKRMQGLNTAFDQLRKVVPQWSQDKKLSKYETLQMALSYIMALNHILTDSSRQSTPHRQWLDLHFDSLQADSYPCIVRYISPIENECMISSYQYEDFQVSS